Proteins encoded in a region of the Parcubacteria group bacterium CG10_big_fil_rev_8_21_14_0_10_36_14 genome:
- a CDS encoding nciI: MSKQIIYTKPALIAKLKEISAMGFVPNARKGNAGGIGNTLEDLLGIKENNLPIPNAAEWELKAQRLNSTSLTTLFHIEPSPRAIRFVPQVLLPLYGWAHQEDGKKYPKGEMSFRQTIHGNSCSDRGFKVVVDRKERKILISFDSKCVDKRHKEWLQQVKKRIGLSELNPQPYWGFDDLEHKAGTKLLNAFYVQAEVEIRRKKEFYHYTKVMMLQKFSFEGFLKALEEGKILVDFDARTGHNHGTKFRMRQDCLPILYEKATTII; encoded by the coding sequence CAAATTATTTACACAAAACCGGCTCTAATCGCAAAGTTGAAAGAAATTTCTGCAATGGGGTTTGTGCCAAACGCACGAAAAGGAAACGCCGGCGGTATCGGCAACACTCTTGAAGACTTGCTCGGAATCAAGGAAAACAATTTGCCAATTCCAAATGCCGCTGAATGGGAATTAAAAGCCCAACGCTTAAATTCAACATCACTAACAACACTTTTTCATATTGAGCCTTCACCTCGGGCAATTCGTTTTGTTCCGCAAGTTTTATTACCTCTTTACGGCTGGGCACACCAAGAAGACGGCAAAAAATATCCAAAAGGCGAAATGAGTTTTCGCCAAACTATTCACGGCAATTCTTGCAGTGATAGAGGATTTAAAGTTGTTGTTGATCGCAAGGAGCGAAAAATTTTAATTTCGTTTGATTCAAAATGCGTGGACAAAAGACATAAAGAATGGCTACAACAAGTTAAAAAGCGTATTGGACTTAGCGAACTTAACCCACAACCCTATTGGGGCTTTGACGATTTGGAACATAAAGCCGGAACAAAATTGCTTAACGCTTTTTACGTTCAGGCCGAAGTAGAAATCAGACGCAAAAAAGAATTTTATCACTACACAAAAGTAATGATGTTACAGAAATTTAGTTTTGAAGGATTTTTGAAAGCACTGGAAGAAGGTAAAATTTTAGTGGATTTTGACGCTCGCACTGGCCATAATCACGGAACGAAATTTAGAATGAGGCAGGATTGTTTGCCTATACTTTATGAAAAAGCAACAACAATAATTTAA